The Quercus robur chromosome 7, dhQueRobu3.1, whole genome shotgun sequence genome has a segment encoding these proteins:
- the LOC126691580 gene encoding uncharacterized protein LOC126691580, with protein MGYGTITAHALMSLEARGTLFVTPGMETYDGMIVGEHSRDTDLDINPSRAKELTNVRAASKDENVKLSPPCLMTLEEAIGYVASDELIEVTPKAIRLRNKYLDVNKRKTMSKRPKE; from the exons ATGGGCTATGGTACAATTACAGCTCATGCACTGATGAGTTTAGAAGCTCGTGGAACTCTCTTTGTGACTCCTGGGATGGAG ACATATGATGGCATGATTGTTGGTGAACATTCACGGGATACGGATCTAGAT ATCAATCCAAGTAGGGCTAAAGAACTTACTAATGTGCGTGCTGCTAGCAAGGATGAGAATGTGAAGCTATCACCACCTTGCCTA ATGACTCTTGAAGAAGCCATTGGCTATGTAGCTTCTGATGAGCTTATTGAG GTAACACCAAAGGCCATTCGGTTAAGGAATAAATACCTGGATGTTAACAAGCGTAAAACCATGAGTAAAAGGCCAAAGGAGTGA